The DNA region CAAAAGGAATCATATTTTTATTACAAATAATACCAATTTTTTGTAGAATCTCCTCTGCTTGTTGCCCTGATATTCCCAAACTACTTTTGACATCAACCATTAATAAATGGTTATCCGTCCCATCAGCAACTAAACGAAGATTTTTCTCTTTTAAAGTTGTTGCTAAGGTTTTTGCATTATTTATAATTTCAGCTTGATATTTATTAAATGATGGTTCTAATGCTTCTAAAAAACACTGTGCTTTTGCTGCAATTACATGTTCTAATGGTCCCCCTTGATTACCAGGAAAAACAGCACTATCAATTTTTTTTGCTCATTTTTGTTTTGATAAAATTAAACCACCCCGTGGTCCGCGTAATGTTTTATGTGTTGTTGAAGTAACGACATCCGCATATGGAATTGGTGACTGGTGTAAACCAGCCGCAACTAATCCAGCAATATGGGCCATATCAACCATTAATAAAGCCCCAACTTTATCGGCAATAGCACGAAACTTTTTAAAATCAATTTCACGCGAATAAGCACTTGCTCCGGCAACAATTAATTTTGGTTTAACTTCTAGCGCAATTTTTTCAATTACATTATAATCTAACATTTCTGTTTTTGGATCAACACCATAACTACAAAAATTATATAACCGACCAGAAAAATTAACTTTATGACCATGTGTCAAATGCCCACCAGCTGCTAAATCCATTGCTAAAATCGTATCATGGGGTTGTAATAAAGCAAAATAAGCTGATGCATTTGCTTGACTACCAGAATGGGCTTGAACATTGGCATGCTCCGCTTGAAATAGTTCCTTTACTTTATCAATTGCTAACTGTTCAATTTGATCAATATACTCACATCCTCCATAATAACGATGAAACGGATATCCTTCAGCATACTTATTTGTTAAAATTGAACCCGTAACAGCTAAAACTGCTTCACTAACATAATTTTCCGAAGCAATTAATTCAATATGGTCTTGTTGACGTTTTAATTCTAAGTTAATTAATTCTTTAATTTGTGGGTTTACTTTCATTATTTTCATCTCCATTCTATTTTTTCTACTATCATTATATATTTATAAATAAAAAATAACTTAAATAAAGTTATTTTTTCATCATCTTTTAATATTGTAAATTAGCATTAGTATCTTTGTGAATCAATGGCGAAACAGCCCGATAAGTAATATAAATAATCGCTGAATTAAATAAAACTTTTAATGGTGCCATTGCCAATCGTGAAATCATTGTCACACCATAACCATCTGTTCCGCTTGTTTTATTTTGTGAAACTGTTAAGAAGGCAATGTCCCCCCAGGCGGATATTAGCGTGGTGACTCAATATTCATTAATAACAGCCAGCATAATAATAGCGACCAAATCTCAGTAACGTTTTTTGGTTTTATCAAAGTGGCGATAAACAAACATTATTATTCAAATAATAACAATTGTTCCTCCTGTTCCAAAACCAATAATATAAATTAAGACAACCTTACTAACTTCTAACCCAGCAAATAAGGTAATTGTTTCTACTGGTGAATATCAAGTCATTACCCCAGCAAAAGTTCCAAAAATTACAATAAAAATATTTGTTAACATAAATAAAACTCATTTATGTTTTCCTACGGCACGATTAATTGATGATGCACATCCCGATAAAAACCCATATGAAGCAATAACAATAATGTAAGCAACATGAACATAGGAAGGAACAAACAACATAACAATCAAATCGGTTATTACCCCAGACAATAACCCAACAATAGGGCCAAAGATAAATCCACTAATTTTTACCATTAATCCTTCAAAAGCAATCCGGACAGGTGGAAAAACAGTAATTGGTACTGTTACTGAAATAATAATTGTAACCGTTGCTGATACTGCTGCTAGCATTGTAATATATGCAATATTCTTTGTTGTAAAACGAATCCCATGATAACGTTTGGGATTAATTAAATAATACAAACCATTATAAACACAATAAATAACAAAAAGTGCGCCTATTACCCCACTAGCAATATATGCCATTTTATTACTATATAAGATTTTCGATATATCGCTAACTGTTGTTAATAAACCCATAATATCCCCGCAATCTATATGTTGATAAAATAAAACTTTTGTGGAGTCAATATTTTACATAATACAATTATACATTACATTTTTCATTCAATTATGTTTTTTTTATTTTTTAAAAGTAAATTATTAATTTTTAAAAAAAACTGTTGATCCTTAAACAAACTATAACTAAAAGGTGATGGATGCGACCCTTTAATAATGTTACTTTTGTTAGTAATATATTCACTATATTGTTTGGCATAATTACCTCATAAAACATAAATAATGTCATCATGCATTTGATTTAAATAAATAATTAGATTTTGACTAAAGGTTGTCCAACCAATGTCCTTATGACTTAGTGGTGTTTTAGCAACAACACTACCAATTGTATTATATAAAAAAACACCCTCTTTAACTCAATGATCTAAATTACCGCTAGCATGATGGTCAACTCCTAAATCCTTTTTTAATTCATGAAAAATATTAACTAAACTTGGTGGATTTTTAACACCACTATTAACACTAAAAGCTAATCCATTAGCTTGCCCCGGACCATGGTATGGATCTTGACCAATAATTACAACTTTAATATCTTTTGGTTCAATTAAAGTAAATAGCCGAAAAATATCTGTTTTCAAAGGATAACAAATATTTTTTTCATACTCATTATCAATATTTTTTAACAATTGTTGAAAATATGGTTTTTTAATTTCATTATCAAAAAACTCTCTCCAACCAACCGCATACTTTATTCACATTAACTTATCTCCTATTACTTGTCTTAGTAATTATTAGTTTCCATTTTTGCAAGTTAATTATATCAAAAACTTTTTTAAAACAACATAATATTAAGAATTTAATAGATATAATTACTATAATATTATTAACAAGTAGTAAATAAAGTGGTGAAAAAAATGCAAGAATTAAAAGAGAACAAAATAATTGTTAGTGAAATAAACATTAAAAAATCTCGTTTTGTTTGTTTTCTTCAAAAGGTTACTTCTGAACAAGAAGCGCTCGCCTTTATTAAAACAAACCAGCAAACAAATGCAACTCACAATTGTTATGCCTACATTATTGGAAAAAATCAAAATATTATTCGAAAATACGATGATGGTGAACCAACCAATACTGCTGGAAAACCAATTTTAGACATTTTATTGCATTATCATCTCACCAATGTTGTTTGTTTGGTTATTCGCTATTTTGGGGGTATTAAATTAGGAACTGGTGGATTAATCCGTGCTTATGCAAATAGTGTTAAAACGAATTTAAAAAACAGTGAACTAATCCCTTATTTAGAAATCAAAGAAATTATTATCCAATTTCCCATTAATAAAATTAAACTTGTCAATGAATATTTAAATTATCATTATCAAAACATTAAAATTAAAAAAACTTTTAATAATGAATTAATTAGCTATACCTTTAGTCTTGCAACAACAGAAATTCCTCTTTTGTCCTTATGAACAAACAATAATGCAATTAAATTAATTATTTCCGAACGTAAAGATAGTTAATATTCTTTCCAAGTCGAACAAAACGACGTTCATACTCAGTTGGAATATTATTTTCAAGATACTTACTATGATATAAATCAGTCGTGTAATCAATAACTTTCCAGTTATTTGCTTGAAAGGATTCTAATGAATAAGCAAATAAATGATCATTATCGGTTTTAAAATGAATTTCACCGTTTGATTGTAAAATTAATTGGTAAAATTCTAAAAATTTTTTGCTAGTTAACCGACGTTTCTCGTGCCGTGCCTTTGGCCATGGGTCAGAAAAATTTAAATAAATTTTATTAACTTCCTGCGGTGCAAAAATATCTAATAACTTAGCCGCATCAAAAGCAATAATTTTTAAATTTGGCAAATTTTCAGCAACAATTTTTTTTAATGCTAAAACTAAAATTGAAGGATAACGCTCAATTGCTAAAAAATTCTGTTCTGGATATTTTTTTGCTAAAGCAATAATAAAATCACCCTTCCCTGTCCCAATTTCAAGATTTAACGGATGATTATTTTTAAAGATAGTTTTTACTCATTGCCCTTGATAATTTTCTGGATTTTGTAACGCAACAGTTGGATTACTTTCAATATATTCTTGTGCCCAAGGTTTATTTCTTAGTCTCATTCTGCGCTCCTTTCATTTTATTCTTTAGTAATGCTAATTTTATCTCACGACTAACTTCAAACTGTGGTTCATCATAAGTACCAAACAACGAACCAAACATATAATCAATTTTTAACTCTTTTAATTTACTATATCCTAAATAACTATTAACTTGCGGAGCAATTAAAATAACATCAATTTTTTTTGCCAAAATAATATATTCTTTAATTAAGTTTTGATAATGTAAGTGAATAAACATCTCACGAATAATTGTCGGAGCAAAAATAGCATAATTAGGTTCATAATAATACAAACTATTTAATTCAGTATCAATTCCGCCAAAATTTTTAACTGCCACTTCAATCCCAATGTTTTTAATTGCCATTAAATTTTGTTTAAACTGTTCTGGATCAAAACCAGTTTCCATTAAATCAAATGTTAAAATTAAATTCGAAGGTTTAATTTTTAATTCAATTAACTTTGTTGCAAATTTCTTTAAGTTAAATTGTTCACTAGCAATAAAACTAGCTGGATAAGTGATAAATAATTTTTGCTCTAAATAATTATCTAACTTCCGAAAATTTTTAATATTTAAAGCCGCATTAAAACGAACTAGCATTGTTTCATGAACAAGACCACCAAAATTGCTGGTATTTTTAGTAAAGATTAGATCACTATCAACACCATCAACCAAATTATTACTATAATGGTAGACTAATTTAAAATCATCATTAACATTAACAATTGGTGAATATAAACTAACAATTTTTTCTAATTGTGTATGTTCATTTAACGCTAAAATACTACGTTTTTGATTTGATAACTCTTTAATATGTCCCGGATCAACAAAAATAACTTGATTCAAATATTCAATATTTAAGCGATTATCAGCAGTAGCAATATTATATTCTTTTAACTTATCTAAATTATTTGATTGTAAACCATATAACGAAGCATAACCTTGTAATTTAACAACTATTTTGTAATTTTTTAAAATAAAACTAGTATTAACCTGTCTTAATAAAATTTCAAATTCTTTTAATAAATCAGCTTCTGGGCGTAACTTACTTTTATTGTGTAATAAAATATTACCAATATTAATTTTTTCAAGTTGATTAAGTGGCACAAAAATCCCAAAATGATTTAAACTTGCCTTAAAAAATAAGACATTTTGATCCTTTCATAAAGTGAAAACTTGATTTGAAATTAAATCAATAATTTTATTTTTAATATTACTATTTAAAAAACGGTCTAGTTTTTCAACATTATTAATCATAAAAGTAAAATAAATTCCATGACGAATTTTATTTTTATGAATAACATTATAAATAGCATCATGGGCCAATGCTTCACGAACATAACTATTACGATCATATTCAATAATATTTTGTAATTTTAAAGCATGAATATAAATTAATTCAATAATTCCACAAATACTATACGCCAAATAACTCATCGTAATTCAAACCAAAACATATAGTTCATTTACTAAGTTTGCTGAAACAGCCATAATTCTAGATTGGGTTAAAATAATAATTGATGTTGTAATAAACGATGCTAAGGCCAATAATGATCAACTCGTCCATTTT from Spiroplasma sp. NBRC 100390 includes:
- the glyA gene encoding serine hydroxymethyltransferase; amino-acid sequence: MKVNPQIKELINLELKRQQDHIELIASENYVSEAVLAVTGSILTNKYAEGYPFHRYYGGCEYIDQIEQLAIDKVKELFQAEHANVQAHSGSQANASAYFALLQPHDTILAMDLAAGGHLTHGHKVNFSGRLYNFCSYGVDPKTEMLDYNVIEKIALEVKPKLIVAGASAYSREIDFKKFRAIADKVGALLMVDMAHIAGLVAAGLHQSPIPYADVVTSTTHKTLRGPRGGLILSKQKWAKKIDSAVFPGNQGGPLEHVIAAKAQCFLEALEPSFNKYQAEIINNAKTLATTLKEKNLRLVADGTDNHLLMVDVKSSLGISGQQAEEILQKIGIICNKNMIPFDQESPVVTSGIRLGTAAMTTRGFGSKQFQQIGEIIYHVLKEPTDENIAKYQKEVNTLLHDFPIYSNWHLAE
- a CDS encoding uracil-DNA glycosylase gives rise to the protein MWIKYAVGWREFFDNEIKKPYFQQLLKNIDNEYEKNICYPLKTDIFRLFTLIEPKDIKVVIIGQDPYHGPGQANGLAFSVNSGVKNPPSLVNIFHELKKDLGVDHHASGNLDHWVKEGVFLYNTIGSVVAKTPLSHKDIGWTTFSQNLIIYLNQMHDDIIYVLWGNYAKQYSEYITNKSNIIKGSHPSPFSYSLFKDQQFFLKINNLLLKNKKNIIEWKM
- a CDS encoding IMPACT family protein, encoding MQELKENKIIVSEINIKKSRFVCFLQKVTSEQEALAFIKTNQQTNATHNCYAYIIGKNQNIIRKYDDGEPTNTAGKPILDILLHYHLTNVVCLVIRYFGGIKLGTGGLIRAYANSVKTNLKNSELIPYLEIKEIIIQFPINKIKLVNEYLNYHYQNIKIKKTFNNELISYTFSLATTEIPLLSLWTNNNAIKLIISERKDS
- the trmB gene encoding tRNA (guanosine(46)-N7)-methyltransferase TrmB, whose translation is MRLRNKPWAQEYIESNPTVALQNPENYQGQWVKTIFKNNHPLNLEIGTGKGDFIIALAKKYPEQNFLAIERYPSILVLALKKIVAENLPNLKIIAFDAAKLLDIFAPQEVNKIYLNFSDPWPKARHEKRRLTSKKFLEFYQLILQSNGEIHFKTDNDHLFAYSLESFQANNWKVIDYTTDLYHSKYLENNIPTEYERRFVRLGKNINYLYVRK
- a CDS encoding EAL domain-containing protein, with translation MGNILNIIFVYLFFILIFALIYVFTWGLVRNYFARFIIYYQAVIGGVFAILVIIAQGLIPVFVPPKVGETNTMIVINIFLPIIVCWMIGVFISYLSTILYTIIIFTFLFGVLPHLPNNYFLSLTGTSNIIMISVLYGLSLIIIFISWYFKWTKWTSWSLLALASFITTSIIILTQSRIMAVSANLVNELYVLVWITMSYLAYSICGIIELIYIHALKLQNIIEYDRNSYVREALAHDAIYNVIHKNKIRHGIYFTFMINNVEKLDRFLNSNIKNKIIDLISNQVFTLWKDQNVLFFKASLNHFGIFVPLNQLEKINIGNILLHNKSKLRPEADLLKEFEILLRQVNTSFILKNYKIVVKLQGYASLYGLQSNNLDKLKEYNIATADNRLNIEYLNQVIFVDPGHIKELSNQKRSILALNEHTQLEKIVSLYSPIVNVNDDFKLVYHYSNNLVDGVDSDLIFTKNTSNFGGLVHETMLVRFNAALNIKNFRKLDNYLEQKLFITYPASFIASEQFNLKKFATKLIELKIKPSNLILTFDLMETGFDPEQFKQNLMAIKNIGIEVAVKNFGGIDTELNSLYYYEPNYAIFAPTIIREMFIHLHYQNLIKEYIILAKKIDVILIAPQVNSYLGYSKLKELKIDYMFGSLFGTYDEPQFEVSREIKLALLKNKMKGAQNETKK